In the genome of Augochlora pura isolate Apur16 chromosome 8, APUR_v2.2.1, whole genome shotgun sequence, one region contains:
- the Tbc1d8-9 gene encoding TBC1 domain family member 8/9 isoform X4 encodes MSTLTSFDTEEEITEFVCCKIQSIIANSVPDCQFADEEDPESFKTTSFKFHQLFNVPKEDKLVNYYSCSYWKSRFPRQGWLYLSVNHMCFYAYILARETKLMIRWADITELGKNKSILFPDSIRVVTRDNKKHYFSMFVHKSETYSLMEQLTNIAMKRLIDEKSGFNEDRELLHKLSKNVPKKPSFLKRDLDARAHSEAYRLQFRLPGSEKLDGSIDSTLWTPYNKKYVWGKMFLSQNYLCFESRVRGLVSLVVPLREVRLVEPAENQSSSTGVDKSILLTTARASFLFAQIHDRDFVVQKISELLAKSKLSALSISDSLPFQNDSSRGDSSSDEAKPTNQWKPQPPLMTLFKAPLSTEAALKQEAKEKQWELHFAEYGRGISMYRTTETATLIIQGLPQTLRGEVWLTFSGAFNEMIMNPGVYKSLVNQSLGKSCQANEEIERDLHRSLPEHPAFQSDTGISALRRVLSAYAWKNPQIGYCQAMNIVASVLLIYCSEESAFWQLCNVCESLLPDYYDRRVVGALVDQGLLEELAAEHLPTLHARLQELGLIKVISLSWFLTIFLSVMPTSSAVIIMDCFFYDGAKVIFQIALTVLEWNQDKLLNCRDDGEAMQLLTDYLGGVFNDEGPVLPRPVDSATPNRSISIQTLIYDAYSRYGTLTTAGIERLRLKHRLRVVQSLEDGIEKNVLRSVIVDKYMTMEELQDLLSLVREELMSQRKSEPDRYDPTQPPYEAYKVDFELFRILFGGLSPWGKCSQAESLSARLFRLMDRNRDGLLNFRELVQAIGMTATADLTQRLKLLYTLHLPPLLTPADFESPVQSDGAEVAAEATDFFDSMEQSVASLELPINFSEEPCAGSLSRSTSLTANKSDSQDQSWEIQSMGSLRSMITSKDSPLDLKTVPKMSQGHFIALWKTLYDMFPAQPEEQETYHCIASIGTLLLQLGDVGKKFYVDRDESEDSLLLAATAAQQSPSTAERSHDRNGNPSGITSITDPEWSISVEQFLASALTGHAIVDFFSKRTDLSDAITTLKNRRFNRVHSLSDTPVLSV; translated from the exons ATGAGTACCTTGACCTCTTTTGACACAGAGGAAGAAATAACTGAATTTGTCTGCTGCAAGATACAGTCTATTATTGCAAACAGTGTCCCGGATTGTCAATTTGCTGATG AGGAAGATCCAGAATCATTTAAAACTACATCTTTTAAGTTTCATCAACTTTTTAATGTACCAAAAGAGGATAAATTGGTCAATTATTACTCTTGCAG TTACTGGAAATCCCGTTTTCCTAGACAAGGATGGCTGTACTTGTCCGTAAATCATATGTGTTTTTACGCATATATTTTAGCAAGAGAAACTAAATTAATGATAAGATGGGCAGATATTACTGAATTGGGAAAAAACAAATCTATCCTATTCCCTGACAGTATACGCGTTGTAACTAGAGACAATAAAAAG cattatttttcaatgtttgtGCATAAATCAGAGACATATTCGTTAATGGAACAACTTACAAATATTGCCATGAAAAGACTTATAGACGAGAAGAGCGGCTTCAATGAAGATAGAGAACTCTTACATAAGCTAAG CAAAAATGTACCTAAAAAGCCATCCTTCTTGAAACGTGATCTCGATGCAAGAGCACACTCGGAAGCATACAGGTTACAGTTCAGATTACCAGGAAGTGAAAAGTTAGATGGTAGCATTGATTCAACACTATGGACAccgtacaataaaaaatacgttTGGGGAAAGATGTTTCTATCTCAGAATTATCTCTGTTTTGAAAGCAgg GTAAGAGGATTGGTGAGTTTAGTTGTACCTCTGAGGGAGGTGAGACTCGTAGAACCTGCTGAAAATCAGTCGTCCAGTACGGGTGTTGATAAGTCCATATTATTGACAACGGCACGAGCGTCGTTTTTGTTTGCTCAGATCCATGACAGAGATTTCGTCGTTCAAAAAATATCTGAGTTGTTAGCAAAATCGAAATTGTCGGCTTT AAGTATCTCGGACAGTTTGCCGTTCCAAAACGATTCGTCACGTGGCGACAGCAGCTCTGACGAAGCTAAACCTACCAATCAGTGGAAACCACAACCACCATTGATGACATTATTCAAAGCTCCGTTAAGTACCGAAGCTGCGCTAAAACAGGAAGCTAAAGAAAAGCAATGGGAGCTTCATTTTGCGGAATATGGAAGGGGTATTTCAATGTACAGAACGACAGAGACGGcaacattaataattcaggGCCTACCGCAGACTCTTAGAGGAGAAGTTTGGCTCACATTTTCCG GtgcttttaatgaaatgataatGAATCCCGGCGTTTATAAATCATTAGTTAACCAATCGCTAGGCAAGTCTTGTCAAGCAAATgaggaaatagaaagagatttACATAGATCATTGCCGGAACATCCAGCGTTTCAATCAGACACCGGTATTAGCGCGTTAAGGAGAGTGCTCTCCGCATATGCTTGGAAGAATCCACAAATTG GTTACTGTCAAGCAATGAATATAGTAGCTTCCGTTTTGTTAATCTACTGCTCGGAGGAGTCTGCCTTCTGGCAGTTATGCAACGTATGCGAATCGTTATTACCCGATTATTACGACAGAAGAGTAGTCGGCGCTCTTGTTGACCAAGGTCTTTTAGAGGAGTTAGCCGCCGAACACTTACCGACGTTGCATGCTAGGCTACAGGAACTTGGACTAATCAAAGTTATATCACTCTCGTGGTTCCTGACTATATTTTTGAGCGTAATGCCGACCAGTAGCGCCGTGATTATAATGGACTGCTTTTTCTATGACGGGGCAAAAGTAATATTCCAG ATAGCACTGACAGTACTGGAATGGAATCAAGATAAACTACTTAATTGTCGTGACGATGGCGAAGCAATGCAGTTGTTGACAGATTATCTCGGAGGTGTGTTCAATGATGAGGGTCCTGTGTTGCCCAGACCAGTTGACAGTGCCACTCCTAACAGG AGTATATCCATTCAAACATTAATCTATGATGCATACTCAAGATATGGTACATTGACCACCGCGGGTATAGAAAGACTTCGTTTGAAGCATAGACTTAGGGTAGTTCAGAGTTTAGAGGATGGTATCGAAAAGAACGTACTCAGGAGCGTTATTGTTGATAAGTACATGACTATGGAAGAATTACAG GATCTGCTAAGTTTAGTTAGAGAAGAATTAATGAGTCAACGAAAATCTGAGCCAGATCGCTACGATCCAACACAGCCCCCATACGAAGCATACAAAGTGGATTTTGAGttattcagaatattatttgGTGGTCTATCCCCATGGGGAAAATGTAGTCAAGCTGAATCCTTGTCCGCCCGATTATTTCGT TTGATGGACCGTAATCGTGATGGTTTGCTAAACTTTCGGGAATTAGTACAAGCTATCGGAATGACAGCGACTGCTGACTTGACACAAAGGTTGAAACTTTTGTATACTCTACACTTGCCGCCATTGCTTACGCCCGCTGACTTTGAATCACCTGTACAATCTG atGGAGCAGAAGTAGCCGCAGAAGCTACAGATTTTTTTGACAGTATGGAACAAAGCGTCGCCTCATTGGAACTgccgattaatttttcagaagaGCCGTGTGCAGGTTCTTTATCTCGATCAACAAGCTTGACAGCCAACAAGTCAGACAGTCAAGATCAGTCTTGGGAGATTCAAAGCATGGGCAGCTTGCGTTCCATGATAACATCTAAAGACAGTCCTTTGGATTTAAAAACTGTGCCAAAAATGTCCCAAGGACATTTCATAGCGTTATGGAAAACTCTGTACGATATGTTCCCCGCACAACCAGAAGAACAAGAAACTTATCACTGTATAGCTTCTATAG GTACTCTTCTGCTTCAATTAGGCGACGTTGGGAAAAAGTTTTATGTCGATCGTGATGAGTCCGAGGATAGTTTGCTTTTGGCTGCAACGGCGGCACAGCAATCGCCCTCGACTGCCGAACGG TCGCATGATCGAAATGGTAACCCGTCAGGCATAACGTCCATCACCGATCCAGAATGGTCAATAAGCGTCGAACAGTTCCTGGCATCCGCATTAACAGGTCACGCGATTGTAGACTTTTTTAGTAAACGAACAGATCTTTCCGATGCGATTACAACGTTAAAGAACCGTAGATTTAATCGTGTTCATTCCCTGTCGGACACGCCCGTGTTAAGTGTATGA